The following are from one region of the Oncorhynchus masou masou isolate Uvic2021 chromosome 24, UVic_Omas_1.1, whole genome shotgun sequence genome:
- the LOC135512734 gene encoding tight junction protein ZO-3-like isoform X2 has product MNLKQALKLVSYSVTPPKPEMEELMIWEQHTITLSKDSKMGFGFAISGGRDKPNPDSGGTAVMVSDVVRNGPAMGRLFVRDQIVMVNGVSMDNVYSTFTIQNLKSCGKTANITVKRPRKVQLPASTRPSRAASHSNLLDQDPPRRIRRYSDGSDQARNPDHYSTRSSTSDRNGTAHALPLMSGYKRLPHQDFLDKPIKTTLLKKKLTDEYGLKLGSQIFIKHMTETGLAAKEGTLQEGDLILKINGMTTENLSLLETKHLVEKSRGKLTMMVLRDDRKFLVSIPEVDDSAPNSEEDRHSHSSSELEDISDLDTDIPTPRNRVSRSATRERRTRRRAEQPPLVAKSRDQSPVRSTLSRPAAKAYPSRRAPSESESDRSASPPLVRKDSPDIADKYRTLSGVSMLPNPKALPAVLDWAAPRPSRPSSALRTRKVVSESDSDRSASPPPRRGESSRVTEDHSRYRVLPDLPHPGTLSASPISIRQDTPRRVSSPVKAPPPDSETESDSSSGPPQRQGTTHRQDTRSRYRATPLVAVEPQVEPPKWKAPSVTMSKHAKGRSGSESEASYATVPRLEFADSGGSSSKGSKDSYRALPEMQSSPAPVVRQDPPQRGMTPSRPVSDSSESDRAPSPPRRSGSTDVESNHSIPRRANGTVRYGISVKSSPPAYSKTEEPIYSLPPDSIPTPNLGYSSDLNTVSFVKEGSVGLRLVGGNDVGIFVGGVQPNSPAHEQGMKEGDQIMQVNGVDFGHFNREEAAMFLINIKRGEPVDIRTQNKMDIYKKILKSNLGDSFYIRTHFDNEAEGHNSLAFTRGEVFRVVDTMHRGKLGKWLAIRMGNDLHELDKGTIPNQAGAETLASMEQAQRASGGGGDRQVSGPRAEFWKLRGLRGAKKNVRRTRDDLLQLTIQGKFPAYERVLLREANFKRPIVILGPLNDVAMEKLAREMPDEYEVAEMVPRSSGADSASTVIKLDTVRRIAEKNKHPLLDITPTAVERLNYIQYHPMVLFLDPHSRKDVKVMRQRMCPNSNKSSRRLYAQALKMRRHCGHLFAARIALQPSSNVWYETLKDKIRHQQAKPVWVSEVTLEGGGEEELDALDRTHSDYLSAASDLEDTDGEAFTDGEVYTDNEDLEEPFDSSNQPRISRPTALARSSEPAAEYHSPDPSPEPLGEVPPLMHVPEPRSTRRPSDSSPHDVVTDDTPSYHSFSDSDFSAIDPAVPTTHSDEHPDFIAPNPRIFVPEPPSAELLPESPPSVTMSVIEKKLQQTHMAEPQERKSSPSFIVLAHHQAVQTRRTQIRGSDSSDDNDETEDFEWGPATEL; this is encoded by the exons ATGAATCTGAAACAGGCGCTAAAACTGGTCAGTTATTCGGTGACACCACCG AAACCAGAGATGGAAGAATTGATGATATGGGAGCAGCATACTATAACACTAAGCAAA GATTCCAAGATGGGGTTTGGCTTTGCGATATCAGGGGGCAGAGACAAGCCGAACCCAGACTCAGGGGGCACAGCTGTGATGGTTTCAGATGTGGTGCGGAACGGACCCGCTATGGGACGGCTGTT CGTCAGAGATCAGATCGTCATGGTCAATGGAGTTTCCATGGACAATGTCTACTCTACCTTCACCATCCAGAACCTTAAGTCATGTGGAAAAACAGCCAACATA acagtgaAGCGTCCTCGTAAGGTCCAGCTCCCAGCCAGCACCAGACCGTCGCGTGCCGCCTCCCACTCCAACCTACTGGATCAGGACCCCCCACGGAGGATCCGACGCTACTCTGATGGCTCCGACCAGGCCCGCAACCCTGACCACTACAGCACTCGTAGCTCTACCTCCGATCGCAACGGGACCGCCCACGCCCTGCCACTTATGTCAGGGTACAAACGGCTGCCACACCAGGACTTCCTAGACAAGCCAATCAAAACCACCCTGCTGAAGAAGAAACTCACAGATG agtatgGACTGAAGTTGGGAAGCCAAATCTTCATCAAACACATGACTGAGACGGGTCTGGCTGCCAAGGAGGGCACTCTGCAGGAGGGAGACCTCATTCTCAAG aTCAATGGGATGACAACAGAGAACCTGTCCTTGCTCGAGACCAAGCACCTGGTGGAGAAGTCCCGGGGGAAGCTGACCATGATGGTCCTGAGAGACGACCGCAAGTTCCTGGTCAGCATCCCCGAGGTGGATGACAGCGCCCCCAACAGCGAGGAGGACCGCCATAGCCACAGCAGCTCTGAACTGGAGG ACATTTCAGACTTGGATACAGACATCCCCACTCCTAGAAACAGAGTGTCACGCTCCGCCACTAGAGAACGACGCACACGCAG AAGAGCTGAGCAACCTCCTCTAGTAGCTAAGTCTCGTGACCAGTCCCCGGTGCGTTCGACACTGTCCCGGCCTGCTGCTAAAGCCTACCCCTCTCGCCGAG CCCCCTCAGAGTCCGAGTCTGACCGCAGTGCCTCACCCCCTCTTGTCAGGAAGGACAGCCCAGACATAGCCGACAAATACAG AACTCTTTCAGGGGTGTCCATGCTCCCCAACCCCAAAGCCTTACCTGCCGTCCTCGACTGGGCCGCCCCACGTCCTTCCCGTCCCTCCTCCGCCTTGCGAACTCGTAAAG tGGTGTCAGAGTCGGACTCAGACCGCAGTGCCTCGCCACCCcctagaagaggagagagttcCAGAGTCACAGAGGACCACTCCAGATACAGAGTGCTCCCTGACCTGCCCCACCCTGGGACACTGAGCGCCTCCCCCATCTCTATTCGTCAGGATACCCCCCGAcgggtctcctctcctgtcaaaGCCCCACCTCCAG ACTCTGAGACTGAGTCGGACAGCAGCTCCGGGCCCCCCCAGAGACAGGGCACCACCCACAGGCAGGACACCCGGagcagatacag AGCCACTCCTTTAGTAGCTGTGGAGCCCCAAGTGGAGCCCCCCAAGTGGAAGGCCCCCAGTGTCACAATGAGCAAACATGCTAAGG GGCGCTCAGGATCAGAGTCGGAGGCAAGTTATGCAACCGTACCTCGACTGGAATTTGCAGACAGTGGAGGCTCCAGTTCCAAGGGATCCAAGGACAGTTACAG agctCTGCCTGAGATGCAGTCTTCTCCAGCTCCAGTAGTGAGACAGGACCCCCCTCAACGAGGCATGACCCCCTCCAGACCAGTCtcag ATTCCTCTGAGTCAGACCGTGCACCTTCACCCCCTCGGAGGTCTGGGAGTACCGATGTGGAGAGCAACCACAG TATTCCACGCAGAGCCAATGGAACTGTCCGCTATGGGATATCCGTGAAGAGCAGCCCTCCAGCCTACT CCAAGACCGAGGAACCCATCTACTCCTTACCCCCAGACTCCATCCCCACACCCAACTTGGG ATACAGCTCTGATCTGAACACAGTGTCGTTTGTGAAGGAGGGCAGCGTAGGCCTGAGGCTGGTGGGGGGTAATGACGTGGGCATCTTTGTTGGGGGGGTTCAGCCCAACAGTCCTGCCCATGAGCAAGGCATGAAGGAGGGGGACCAGATCATGCAG GTAAATGGGGTGGACTTTGGTCATTTCAACCGTGAGGAAGCTGCTATGTTCCTGATCAACATTAAGAGAGGGGAGCCGGTTGACATTCGTACTCAGAACAAGATGGACA TATACAAGAAGATACTGAAGTCCAACTTGGGGGACTCGTTCTATATCCGGACCCACTTTGACAACGAGGCAGAGGGCCACAACAGCCTAGCCTTCACCAGGGGAGAGGTGTTCAGGGTGGTGGACACCATGCACAGGGGCaagctggggaagtggctggctATACGCATGGGCAACGACCTGCACGAGCTGGACAAGGGCACCATCCCCAACCAGGCCGG GGCTGAGACACTGGCCAGTATGGAGCAGGCTCAGAGggccagtggaggaggaggggatcgCCAGGTCTCAGGGCCCAGGGCAGAGTTCTGGAAACTACGGGGGCTTAGAGGGGCCAAGAAGAACGTCCGCCGGACCCGCGACGACCTGCTCCAACTCACTATCCAGGGCAAATTCCCAGCGTACGAGAGAGTTCTGCTCAGAGAAG CTAATTTCAAACGGCCAATCGTCATCTTGGGTCCTCTGAATGATGTGGCCATGGAGAAGCTGGCCAGAGAGATGCCTGATGAATATGAGGTGGCAGAGATGGTTCCTCGTAGTAGTGGAGCAGACAGCGCTTCTACGGTCATCAAGCTGGACACAGTCCGAAGGATTGCAGAGAAG AACAAGCACCCTCTGCTGGACATTACTCCTACTGCAGTGGAGCGTCTGAACTACATCCAGTACCACCCCATGGTGCTGTTCCTGGACCCACACAGCAGGAAGGACGTCAAGGTCATGAGGCAGAGGATGTGCCCCAACTCCAACAAGAGCTCCAGACGCCTCTACGCACAGGCCCTCAAGATGAGGAGGCACTGCGGCCATCTGTTCGCAG CTCGTATTGCCCTCCAGCCCAGCTCTAATGTGTGGTATGAGACTCTGAAAGACAAGATCAGACACCAGCAGGCCAAACCTGTCTGGGTCTCAGAAGTCACG TTGGAGGGAGGCGGAGAGGAGGAGCTGGATGCGTTGGACCGGACTCACTCGGACTACCTGAGTGCTGCCAGTGACCTAGAGGACACGGATGGAGAGGCGTTTACAGACGGAGAGGTCTACACTGACAATGAGGACCTGGAGGAACCATTTGACTCCAGCAACCAGCCCCGGATATCCAGGCCCACTGCTCTGGCCCGCTCCTCAGAGCCTGCCGCCGAGTACCACAGCCCCGACCCATCCCCCGAGCCTCTGGGAGAGGTCCCACCCCTGATGCATGTGCCTGAGCCCAGGTCGACCCGTCGTCCATCTGACAGCTCTCCTCACGATGTCGTCACTGATGACACCCCGTCCTATCATAGCTTTTCAGATTCGGACTTCAGCGCCATTGACCCGGCTGTTCCGACCACCCACTCGGATGAACACCCTGACTTCATAGCCCCTAACCCCAGAATCTTTGTCCCTGAGCCCCCGTCAGCCGAGCTGCTGCCAGAGAGCCCCCCATCCGTCACAATGTCAGTCATAGAGAAGAAACTCCAACAG ACCCATATGGCAGAACCTCAGGAGAGGAAATCTTCCCCATCATTCATTGT GTTGGCTCACCACCAGGCTGTCCAGACGAGACGCACTCAGATCCGAGGCAGTGACAGCTCCGATGACAATGACGAGACTGAGGACTTCGAGTGGGGTCCAGCTACAGAACTTTAG
- the LOC135512734 gene encoding tight junction protein ZO-3-like isoform X4, whose product MEELMIWEQHTITLSKDSKMGFGFAISGGRDKPNPDSGGTAVMVSDVVRNGPAMGRLFVRDQIVMVNGVSMDNVYSTFTIQNLKSCGKTANITVKRPRKVQLPASTRPSRAASHSNLLDQDPPRRIRRYSDGSDQARNPDHYSTRSSTSDRNGTAHALPLMSGYKRLPHQDFLDKPIKTTLLKKKLTDEYGLKLGSQIFIKHMTETGLAAKEGTLQEGDLILKINGMTTENLSLLETKHLVEKSRGKLTMMVLRDDRKFLVSIPEVDDSAPNSEEDRHSHSSSELEDISDLDTDIPTPRNRVSRSATRERRTRRRAEQPPLVAKSRDQSPVRSTLSRPAAKAYPSRRAPSESESDRSASPPLVRKDSPDIADKYRTLSGVSMLPNPKALPAVLDWAAPRPSRPSSALRTRKVVSESDSDRSASPPPRRGESSRVTEDHSRYRVLPDLPHPGTLSASPISIRQDTPRRVSSPVKAPPPDSETESDSSSGPPQRQGTTHRQDTRSRYRATPLVAVEPQVEPPKWKAPSVTMSKHAKGRSGSESEASYATVPRLEFADSGGSSSKGSKDSYRALPEMQSSPAPVVRQDPPQRGMTPSRPVSDSSESDRAPSPPRRSGSTDVESNHSIPRRANGTVRYGISVKSSPPAYSKTEEPIYSLPPDSIPTPNLGYSSDLNTVSFVKEGSVGLRLVGGNDVGIFVGGVQPNSPAHEQGMKEGDQIMQVNGVDFGHFNREEAAMFLINIKRGEPVDIRTQNKMDIYKKILKSNLGDSFYIRTHFDNEAEGHNSLAFTRGEVFRVVDTMHRGKLGKWLAIRMGNDLHELDKGTIPNQAGAETLASMEQAQRASGGGGDRQVSGPRAEFWKLRGLRGAKKNVRRTRDDLLQLTIQGKFPAYERVLLREANFKRPIVILGPLNDVAMEKLAREMPDEYEVAEMVPRSSGADSASTVIKLDTVRRIAEKNKHPLLDITPTAVERLNYIQYHPMVLFLDPHSRKDVKVMRQRMCPNSNKSSRRLYAQALKMRRHCGHLFAARIALQPSSNVWYETLKDKIRHQQAKPVWVSEVTLEGGGEEELDALDRTHSDYLSAASDLEDTDGEAFTDGEVYTDNEDLEEPFDSSNQPRISRPTALARSSEPAAEYHSPDPSPEPLGEVPPLMHVPEPRSTRRPSDSSPHDVVTDDTPSYHSFSDSDFSAIDPAVPTTHSDEHPDFIAPNPRIFVPEPPSAELLPESPPSVTMSVIEKKLQQTHMAEPQERKSSPSFIVLAHHQAVQTRRTQIRGSDSSDDNDETEDFEWGPATEL is encoded by the exons ATGGAAGAATTGATGATATGGGAGCAGCATACTATAACACTAAGCAAA GATTCCAAGATGGGGTTTGGCTTTGCGATATCAGGGGGCAGAGACAAGCCGAACCCAGACTCAGGGGGCACAGCTGTGATGGTTTCAGATGTGGTGCGGAACGGACCCGCTATGGGACGGCTGTT CGTCAGAGATCAGATCGTCATGGTCAATGGAGTTTCCATGGACAATGTCTACTCTACCTTCACCATCCAGAACCTTAAGTCATGTGGAAAAACAGCCAACATA acagtgaAGCGTCCTCGTAAGGTCCAGCTCCCAGCCAGCACCAGACCGTCGCGTGCCGCCTCCCACTCCAACCTACTGGATCAGGACCCCCCACGGAGGATCCGACGCTACTCTGATGGCTCCGACCAGGCCCGCAACCCTGACCACTACAGCACTCGTAGCTCTACCTCCGATCGCAACGGGACCGCCCACGCCCTGCCACTTATGTCAGGGTACAAACGGCTGCCACACCAGGACTTCCTAGACAAGCCAATCAAAACCACCCTGCTGAAGAAGAAACTCACAGATG agtatgGACTGAAGTTGGGAAGCCAAATCTTCATCAAACACATGACTGAGACGGGTCTGGCTGCCAAGGAGGGCACTCTGCAGGAGGGAGACCTCATTCTCAAG aTCAATGGGATGACAACAGAGAACCTGTCCTTGCTCGAGACCAAGCACCTGGTGGAGAAGTCCCGGGGGAAGCTGACCATGATGGTCCTGAGAGACGACCGCAAGTTCCTGGTCAGCATCCCCGAGGTGGATGACAGCGCCCCCAACAGCGAGGAGGACCGCCATAGCCACAGCAGCTCTGAACTGGAGG ACATTTCAGACTTGGATACAGACATCCCCACTCCTAGAAACAGAGTGTCACGCTCCGCCACTAGAGAACGACGCACACGCAG AAGAGCTGAGCAACCTCCTCTAGTAGCTAAGTCTCGTGACCAGTCCCCGGTGCGTTCGACACTGTCCCGGCCTGCTGCTAAAGCCTACCCCTCTCGCCGAG CCCCCTCAGAGTCCGAGTCTGACCGCAGTGCCTCACCCCCTCTTGTCAGGAAGGACAGCCCAGACATAGCCGACAAATACAG AACTCTTTCAGGGGTGTCCATGCTCCCCAACCCCAAAGCCTTACCTGCCGTCCTCGACTGGGCCGCCCCACGTCCTTCCCGTCCCTCCTCCGCCTTGCGAACTCGTAAAG tGGTGTCAGAGTCGGACTCAGACCGCAGTGCCTCGCCACCCcctagaagaggagagagttcCAGAGTCACAGAGGACCACTCCAGATACAGAGTGCTCCCTGACCTGCCCCACCCTGGGACACTGAGCGCCTCCCCCATCTCTATTCGTCAGGATACCCCCCGAcgggtctcctctcctgtcaaaGCCCCACCTCCAG ACTCTGAGACTGAGTCGGACAGCAGCTCCGGGCCCCCCCAGAGACAGGGCACCACCCACAGGCAGGACACCCGGagcagatacag AGCCACTCCTTTAGTAGCTGTGGAGCCCCAAGTGGAGCCCCCCAAGTGGAAGGCCCCCAGTGTCACAATGAGCAAACATGCTAAGG GGCGCTCAGGATCAGAGTCGGAGGCAAGTTATGCAACCGTACCTCGACTGGAATTTGCAGACAGTGGAGGCTCCAGTTCCAAGGGATCCAAGGACAGTTACAG agctCTGCCTGAGATGCAGTCTTCTCCAGCTCCAGTAGTGAGACAGGACCCCCCTCAACGAGGCATGACCCCCTCCAGACCAGTCtcag ATTCCTCTGAGTCAGACCGTGCACCTTCACCCCCTCGGAGGTCTGGGAGTACCGATGTGGAGAGCAACCACAG TATTCCACGCAGAGCCAATGGAACTGTCCGCTATGGGATATCCGTGAAGAGCAGCCCTCCAGCCTACT CCAAGACCGAGGAACCCATCTACTCCTTACCCCCAGACTCCATCCCCACACCCAACTTGGG ATACAGCTCTGATCTGAACACAGTGTCGTTTGTGAAGGAGGGCAGCGTAGGCCTGAGGCTGGTGGGGGGTAATGACGTGGGCATCTTTGTTGGGGGGGTTCAGCCCAACAGTCCTGCCCATGAGCAAGGCATGAAGGAGGGGGACCAGATCATGCAG GTAAATGGGGTGGACTTTGGTCATTTCAACCGTGAGGAAGCTGCTATGTTCCTGATCAACATTAAGAGAGGGGAGCCGGTTGACATTCGTACTCAGAACAAGATGGACA TATACAAGAAGATACTGAAGTCCAACTTGGGGGACTCGTTCTATATCCGGACCCACTTTGACAACGAGGCAGAGGGCCACAACAGCCTAGCCTTCACCAGGGGAGAGGTGTTCAGGGTGGTGGACACCATGCACAGGGGCaagctggggaagtggctggctATACGCATGGGCAACGACCTGCACGAGCTGGACAAGGGCACCATCCCCAACCAGGCCGG GGCTGAGACACTGGCCAGTATGGAGCAGGCTCAGAGggccagtggaggaggaggggatcgCCAGGTCTCAGGGCCCAGGGCAGAGTTCTGGAAACTACGGGGGCTTAGAGGGGCCAAGAAGAACGTCCGCCGGACCCGCGACGACCTGCTCCAACTCACTATCCAGGGCAAATTCCCAGCGTACGAGAGAGTTCTGCTCAGAGAAG CTAATTTCAAACGGCCAATCGTCATCTTGGGTCCTCTGAATGATGTGGCCATGGAGAAGCTGGCCAGAGAGATGCCTGATGAATATGAGGTGGCAGAGATGGTTCCTCGTAGTAGTGGAGCAGACAGCGCTTCTACGGTCATCAAGCTGGACACAGTCCGAAGGATTGCAGAGAAG AACAAGCACCCTCTGCTGGACATTACTCCTACTGCAGTGGAGCGTCTGAACTACATCCAGTACCACCCCATGGTGCTGTTCCTGGACCCACACAGCAGGAAGGACGTCAAGGTCATGAGGCAGAGGATGTGCCCCAACTCCAACAAGAGCTCCAGACGCCTCTACGCACAGGCCCTCAAGATGAGGAGGCACTGCGGCCATCTGTTCGCAG CTCGTATTGCCCTCCAGCCCAGCTCTAATGTGTGGTATGAGACTCTGAAAGACAAGATCAGACACCAGCAGGCCAAACCTGTCTGGGTCTCAGAAGTCACG TTGGAGGGAGGCGGAGAGGAGGAGCTGGATGCGTTGGACCGGACTCACTCGGACTACCTGAGTGCTGCCAGTGACCTAGAGGACACGGATGGAGAGGCGTTTACAGACGGAGAGGTCTACACTGACAATGAGGACCTGGAGGAACCATTTGACTCCAGCAACCAGCCCCGGATATCCAGGCCCACTGCTCTGGCCCGCTCCTCAGAGCCTGCCGCCGAGTACCACAGCCCCGACCCATCCCCCGAGCCTCTGGGAGAGGTCCCACCCCTGATGCATGTGCCTGAGCCCAGGTCGACCCGTCGTCCATCTGACAGCTCTCCTCACGATGTCGTCACTGATGACACCCCGTCCTATCATAGCTTTTCAGATTCGGACTTCAGCGCCATTGACCCGGCTGTTCCGACCACCCACTCGGATGAACACCCTGACTTCATAGCCCCTAACCCCAGAATCTTTGTCCCTGAGCCCCCGTCAGCCGAGCTGCTGCCAGAGAGCCCCCCATCCGTCACAATGTCAGTCATAGAGAAGAAACTCCAACAG ACCCATATGGCAGAACCTCAGGAGAGGAAATCTTCCCCATCATTCATTGT GTTGGCTCACCACCAGGCTGTCCAGACGAGACGCACTCAGATCCGAGGCAGTGACAGCTCCGATGACAATGACGAGACTGAGGACTTCGAGTGGGGTCCAGCTACAGAACTTTAG